GTTTCCACCACTGCTGCTGAAATTACCTTATGAGAaccttttcattcctttgtggaGAAGTAATGGGAGGGAGTTCCCAAGCCACCCTGGGATGTCTGTGTGTTTAAAATGGACTAGAGGATGGCAGTGGTGGTTGTGCAACCATGTGAATGCTCTTCATGCGCCCAGGCTGCACATTAACACCTTTGGCTTTCCCTATGCTAGAGACTGGCCATTGAGAAAGTAATTTGGCTGACATATAATTCCTACCTATTTGTAAATCGGAATGGTTTTCTAATCTCCATTAAAAAGACTAATTTTTCCTATTGTGGTTCAGATGATGAGTTCCAGTTACTACAGAGGAATTTCATGGACAAGTACTACCAGGAGTTTGAAGATACAGAAGAGAATAAGCTTACCTACACACCTATTTTTAACGAATATGTAAGTGGATTCCTAGTTCTCCTACTGGAGATTAgggtttctttaaaatatgaatttagggTCAAAGGATGTTGAAATTTactcaacttttaaaatctgCCACCAGCACTCTGCCAGGAATTCTAGTTAGAATCTGGTTTAGTTTACATCTCCTGTTGTTTTCCGCTGCACAGTTCATGGggctgttttcaaaatatttaatgatttcgtcttctattttaaaagatatttggcTTTATCATAATCCTGCTTTCAATTACAGTACACCttgcatttatataattttgacctttggctttcacacaccattttTTCCTGCTACACAATCCAGTCAGGTATGCATGACTGTTAGTTAAAAGTGAAAACCAAGACCAGGATCATTAACTAATTGGTGGCAAAACCAAGACTAGGACCCAAGAACCTCGACTCTTGACCCTTGGGTCTTTGCACTATGCCAAGGCTTTGTGCAGCCTCCTGGAATGATCTCATCTGTTTGAGAAGAGGTTTGAGCCTCCAAGACTTTCTTTCCTTAATACAGAAGCATGGCAGAGTCAATGAAGGTTTCTTCAGCCAAGCCTTAGCTCAGAAGGAACCTGTGATTGCCTCCAGCACTATGcctttttgtctgttctttttgCACAGATTCCATCTACCCAGGAAGAAGAGCCCCACTTGTTTCATTCCTCACTCCCTGCCATGAGGGGTGGGAGCCCTGCTGCTCCCTGTCCCGACCTACTTTGGAGCATTCCTCTTGTTACAGTGTAGCTGCCTGTGGCCGCCTCTCTCCTGTGGTGGGCCGGGCACAGGGCGTGTGCTCAGTGAAGGCAGGAGCTGGGTTTGGGTTCTCTTTGGTGTCACCAAGCTAGGCACATAGAAGAGGCTCTTAGGAAGTGTTTGCAAAGGGCTGAAGGGCAGGCTTTctgaaaagaagttttgttttcctaaagcaCGATCTGACCAAGATTCTTTCCACTGTTAGATTTCTTTGGTAGAAAAGTATATTGAAGAACAGCTCTTGGAACGGATTCCTGGATTTAACATGGCGGCTTTCACTACGACTTTACAGTGAGTTGAGCTTGACTCTGATTTACCTTTTCTCACCCTTCTCCTTCTTCACTCTGAAAAAAAGACCttcctcccccacaccccaccagTGCTTGAACATCAAGGTTTAGAGCACTAGGTGGTTAGGTCATGGGTGGGAGGCCCTCCAGACCTTTGAAGGGAATCTCAGAGATGGTCTGTGTCATCATTCATTTGTGAAGTAGCCACCCTTTTCTTTTGCAGGCACCATAAAGATGAAGTGGCTGGTGACATTTTCGACATGCTGCTCACGTTTACGGATTTTCtggcttttaaagaaatgtttctggACTATCGAGCAGTAAGTCCCTCTTGCCTGTTCAGCCACGGTGAGCCACTTAGAAAGTCCAGGTGGACCTGTCGAGCACAAACCACACCCCTGTGCTTTTCCCTGTAAGACAGGCCAGTATCAGCCTGGCAGCAAGAAACGTGTCAGCAGAGTGAACTGCAGTCCTCCTCTGGCCGGGGCCCGGATCCCTTAATGAGGAATTACATGCTCATGGTTTTGGTAAAACAGGGTCCctaaataatcaaaatgacaaaaccaAAAAGCAGGTCTAATTGCTTTGGCTTTCCTATaatgcaggaaaaacaaatggtTTTCAGTGAAGACAGGTGCTTTTTTTCCGTTTTGGTTTTCAGGTTCATGTaattagggattgaacccaggacctcatgcatgctaagcacacattctaccacagagctatacttTCCCCTCCTTGAGAGAGTTTTCTAAGAGTGACCAGGGCCAGTGctgaacaaaaatacaaaatcaccTCCTTGCCCTTCCTGTGTGCTCCCTGGTGGCtaccctcccatctcctcctccatgcCAGAAGTGGGTTCTGAGCTAGAAAGGacttttttccccatctcttgCCTCTTAAAGTTGTTTCCCTTCTTGTGTAGGAAAAAGAAGGCCGGGGAGTGGACTTAAGCAGCGGTTTAGTGGTTACTTCGTTGTGCAAATCATCTTCTATGCCAGCTTCCCAGAACAATCTGTGGTCCTAGGTCCCACCTCCAGGTAATGGGCTCTTTCTGGACGTCACCAGCCCAATGGACTGGGAGAGACTGTGGCTAATGATGACAGAATACACCTTGGACTGACTTTTCTGCAATTCTTCATTAATGTTAAGTATTGATGGGTCTAGAAAATTACCTGACCCTCCTGGGATACTTTCTTGTCTCCTGAAACACCTTCTTTTTTTCAGTAACGCTAGTACTCCTCCCCGAGTAGATATCTTTCCCAGGGGCTTCTAAGTCCAGCGTTCCACCTGGGGGCCCTTCCTCAGCATACATGTTGGTATGTCCACATTTGGAAGAACCCACTGTCACCAACCCTCTTTTGGCCCAGGAGGCCTTGCATGTCCCACCAGGCTTTTTGTGTACTCACACCTTTTTATATAGGTCAGAGTTTCAGTCCTGAGCCTCATTGGGGCTTTGAACTGGGAGTGTTTCAACTAAGGTGTTATTCAAGCAAGCTGCCTATGTGAAGATTTCTGAAGCTCCTACTATCATAGCCAGTCTTGGCTGTAGGAATCAACTTAGAGATGTCCTTTCCCTAAAAGCTACATGTGATCATCAATCCCTAGTCTTACATTTGCAGTCCTTCTGTCACTGTCTTCTGCTGGCCCTGATGTAGTCACATTGTATAATTCTCGTTTacccatttttgaaaaaatatttttatagatgaatacTCAGGCTAACCTAGTGGATATAATCTTGGAACTTCCATGATTACCCACTTCAAGATCAAAGTATTATATGCTGTGTGCTTGTTAGTTGTTAGCGCTGTGAGAGCAAAAATGCTTTCTAGTTGGTGTTCCTGTTTTACTGGGCACCAGTGAACATGTGCAGTAGTCTAACAGGGATCCTTTTCCTGTCGCATGTTAGTGTTTCTGCAGGTTTCCTTAAAACACTTTCTGTATAAATCAGTTCCCTAGGCTTTCTGTTGGGGTAGGGGCTCTGAACTTCCTTCTTGCTGTCAGAATAATCCTCCCAAGAGGCTGTTCCCCGGGTCTAGCTCAGCACAAGTAGGAGGTAGCAGACAGCTTGACTGGTCATCTGTCTGCTTGGATTGAGTATATTTGTTTAATACAATGTCTAATAGAATATTGCTGGCCAGAAAACGTGGATGTCACCTCTCTAGAAAGAAAAACCATAGTAATTCAATTCCTGAAGTGTAccttattttttttgcttttattttttttcaagtaaacatAAGAATCTGTACTGACTTTTCACTTGGCTGTTGTGGTTTTAAAGGATGAGCTACAGGCTATGTGTTTTTCTATCCTGACATGGCACTTGCTAAATGCTTTTGTACCGTGAGTAAATTTTCAGGTGTTTTACAGAAACCATCACTATAAATGCTTCATCCCCTTTCTTTACGATAGCTGAGCCACCGCCATTGGGTTATCCATGTTTGGGTCTTTCAAGCTGAAGGCACACTCAGAGGCGGCTTTCAAGCACTGCCTCTGCTGGCCTCGCTTCCCCTTCTTGCTCTTTCTGTAAAGGGGACTGCCCATTGCAGGCCCGGTACGTTGGAAGCACTTGCTGAAGACCCGCTGGTCAGTCTGGTTGTGAAAAGGCAAGTGGACAAATCCAAAGATGaaagtataaaaaacaaacaaggtaaatggttctttttccatttttttccactcAGAGGAAAAGGCAAGCAAGCCTGTTGTAGCTTCATATTAGAAAACAGTCTTCCTGATTTCTTTTAAACTAGAATTCTCTCTCCATCCACACAAGGACTTATGTCATCATGTGCCACCCTCAGTGGGGCTCAGGCGTGGCCCAGACAAGGAAGCCCGATGTTTGGCCCCAACCTCAGGACACACTTGCCTCCTTCTCCTGCTTAGGCCCTCCTCACCCATGGGAAGCAGTGTTCATCCAAACTGCAGGGGCTAAGGACCGGGAGAGGCACTGGCCTGCACCAAAAGGTAGTTATTTGACAAAGTGTGTTAACGTCTCCACCAAAATAGGCTATTTCATGGTGTCAGAAACCTGGTCAGACTtgtgtaggattttttttctcttaagcctCAAAAGAAAATGGGTTGATCTTACTTAAAACTAAACTCTTTATGGCTTGATCCTGGAATAACTATAATTTATTATTCAAACTCTGAGACACTGGAGAGTAAAAAGGGCTGCTGTTAATAGTTATACCAGGACAATAGGCATAAACTAGGCCTGTCCCAGGCCAAATGGGACATGGGTCTCCGACTtaatcccccaccccctcataACGGAGTAGGTCATCTGCAACTGGTTGAATCTAGTTATATTTAATTGTTCCCAGTTTTTCAAAACAGGGCCAATGATACCCAGAAATGCCTGTGGCTTGTTATTCAGAGCACGTTGCTCTATGGTAGTAGGAAAATAAGCTCAGGAGGACCCCCCTCTCTGCTGCCACCCCGTCTCTCTACTGTCTGTAGATGCTCCACACATCAAGCACCTAGATTATCTGATCTGTGAACTTTACAGACTTTCAAGATAGGTGACATTACAGCAATCTCAAGTTCAGCAAGGTGACTAAATAATTTAGTGTTAAACTGAGACCCTtgagaatggggggggggggtgctgttaAATTTGTGCCATGATGACCAGCATAAATAAGACAGTCCCAGCAAAGCAGGTAGGAAGTTGGCCTTCCCACCTCAGGTCCAAGAAGTGGTTGGTGCTGCTGAGTGACTCCAGGACTAGAACTGCCTTCTAATAGGCATTTGGAGCCTGTGTATCCGCAGGGGGCTGGTTCTAGGACTgctaccaaaatccacagatgctcaagtctcttatatagAAGGTTGAGTACAGTCAGTACACCCAACCCGCTATATCAGACAACTGGTGAATCCTTGGATATGAAACCCACGCATACGGAGGGCAGACTGTAGTGACTTACACCACAGCTTCCTGAAGTTTATAAGCTTCTATAACCATAATTCCCGAACAGCCTTTCCAAATaagttcttccatttttatttttgtaaaaaaaccaaaaacaacaaagtcACCACCAAGCACAGGACAACTCACCAGCAAGGTcttggtctccctccctccctccttcacgtCCCAGGTGCTATCAGCAGTGTCAGGGAGGTACTGATGTTAGCTTTTCCCAAAGGGAATATTACAAACAAGGGCttagaagagggaaggaaacctGAAGTTTTTCATCACTGAGACGTTGCTTAAAACTGATTTGCTTTAAATAACTGGTATGTTTGAAATGCAGGAAAGGAAGACCGTGCTATCAGAATCATAACCCTCTTTCTACATATATCCCTGCAAGTGACATGTTGGCTTGGTGGAGGGCAGGGTCAGAATTGTTTTAAGGAATCAGAACAGTTTCATGAGCTTGCTCAGCAATCCCAGAACAAAAACtaagataaagataaatacatgCTGTTTGTTAGGCTTATTCTATGGTGGGTCAGGGGCTGCAGGTCATGGTTAGTGTATTTAGTGCCAGTGAGAAGGCTAGGTCCCAGCCTTGGACACCGGAGTCCTAAAGACAAAGCAGAGAGAGTCCCATGACCCTCATCACCTTCTGCTGAATACGAGGGATGGACAGGAGATCTTGGCTgctggcctctccccagcccacgCGCCTGCAGAGGAAGGATCCTGATTCCTTAGGAGTGTCGGGTGAGCCCCAGGAGTCTGATCAGCAGAAGAGCAAGTGTAGTCCCTTCTGGGCTGACTCCACACCAGGCTCAGGCTTCGGCTTGAGGGGCCACCTGCATGGGGACCCGGCTGCAGCCTTCATCCCCAAGGCGGCCCATGGCACAGGGGGTTTAGGCGTAGCCACCAGCCATCTGACTGGTGGCTGCATTGCTGCCTCCTCCTCGCCAGGCCTGGAAGCTGAAGAAAGAGCTCACTCCGTAGGCAATCATCACTAAACACgaaaagaactgaaagagaagACAGCAAAGCTGAGTGTGCAGTGTGGCACACGGGGTGGGGGCTGTGATAGTGACCCGGGCACCAGGCAGCCAGGCACAGACAGCAACACCTGGGGCCCCTCAATCAACCAGAATGGGTTGCTCTGGCAGCCACACCAGCTCCTACTTAACTGTACACTCATTTAACAACTATTGGGGGCTGATGGGTACCAGGTTCTGGGATGCCAACATACTCTAGTGGGGGAAGCCGTTACCTACACAGGCAAGGTGTGTCAGACTGTGAAGGGCAACTGGACAAGGTGCTATGAGTGACCAAGGGGAAAGAGCTACTTCAGACACATCAGAGATTAAGTTTTAAAAGGCAACATTCAAAAGCTACCCTAGGAATTTTCTGGAATCAGTTACTAAGTACCCTACACTACTACCTATGGCCATATTCAGAAGCACCATGTCTTTATCCTGGTAACAGATCACAGATTTCAAAACCATTCTCACCAGGCAGAGTGAGGAAACCTAAGTCCTGGTCTACCCCAGACTCAGTCTAGGCatgttacttcacctctctgagcctcagtctccttgtctgtTGAAAGGACTGCCAGTCCCTGTGAAGAAGTGTCTGCAGGGCCTTGTAGGGTGAGGCGTGGAAAGCATGGAGGGGGT
This region of Camelus ferus isolate YT-003-E chromosome 9, BCGSAC_Cfer_1.0, whole genome shotgun sequence genomic DNA includes:
- the ARL2BP gene encoding ADP-ribosylation factor-like protein 2-binding protein, whose translation is MDALEEESFAMSFSSASDAEFDAVVGYLEDIIMDDEFQLLQRNFMDKYYQEFEDTEENKLTYTPIFNEYISLVEKYIEEQLLERIPGFNMAAFTTTLQHHKDEVAGDIFDMLLTFTDFLAFKEMFLDYRAEKEGRGVDLSSGLVVTSLCKSSSMPASQNNLWS